One stretch of Cyanobacterium stanieri LEGE 03274 DNA includes these proteins:
- a CDS encoding TPM domain-containing protein: MHSRLLNKIFVSLTICLLTLTTWLFNPQPAQAVNNPELLPSEVTPVVDLANYLPDLQEQYLIEEFDKFEQETGWKLRVLTQYDQSPGRAVIKFWNLDEQSILLVADGRGGNLLAFSVGDDVYPLLPRTFWIELQTRFGNMYYVRENGENNSIVTAMDTVETCLKDGGCLVVPGLPQEQWILTLITSVVGGVIFGLAALPRKEGQVFAWQWVLIISPLWGILFIAFGMGPVVTRTTEWLPLFRNVIGFILGALVAYFSPLLNQQSPSET; this comes from the coding sequence ATGCACAGTCGTCTTCTTAATAAAATATTCGTATCTTTAACCATTTGCTTATTAACATTAACAACGTGGTTATTTAATCCTCAACCAGCCCAAGCCGTTAACAATCCTGAATTGCTACCTAGTGAAGTTACCCCCGTGGTAGATTTAGCAAATTACTTGCCAGATTTGCAGGAACAATATTTAATCGAAGAGTTTGATAAATTTGAGCAGGAGACGGGATGGAAGTTAAGGGTATTAACTCAATATGATCAATCTCCGGGTAGGGCGGTAATTAAGTTTTGGAATTTGGATGAACAGAGTATTTTATTAGTGGCCGATGGCAGGGGGGGTAATTTGTTGGCTTTTAGTGTGGGGGATGATGTTTATCCTTTGTTACCTCGTACTTTTTGGATTGAATTGCAAACTCGCTTTGGTAATATGTATTATGTTCGTGAAAATGGGGAAAATAATTCCATTGTGACGGCTATGGATACGGTGGAAACTTGCTTAAAGGATGGTGGTTGTTTGGTTGTACCTGGGTTACCTCAAGAACAATGGATTTTAACATTAATTACTTCTGTGGTGGGGGGTGTTATTTTTGGTTTGGCTGCTTTACCCCGTAAGGAAGGACAGGTTTTTGCTTGGCAGTGGGTTTTAATTATTTCTCCTTTGTGGGGAATTTTATTTATTGCTTTTGGTATGGGCCCTGTGGTAACTCGTACTACGGAATGGTTACCTTTATTTCGTAATGTAATTGGTTTTATTTTGGGGGCGTTGGTGGCATATTTTTCGCCTTTGCTTAATCAGCAATCTCCTTCTGAAACTTAG
- a CDS encoding ABC transporter ATP-binding protein, producing the protein MGALFCTIGFTIFWPILAWLAGEMAGFIGQGDLNSIVSLAGLSAIIFFIRGVVQYGQDTLMAKAALYIALDLRKLVYGHLQKLSLSYFESAKTGDLSYRLTEDVDKIGEVVNKIFQQFLPSILQLIAVLGYMIYVNWQLTISTLIVAPLMALLIGAFGSRLLDLTRKSQNRISNLSALITEVFGGIRLVQAFAAEEYEINRFGIEAENNRKSKFAAERIKALQFVVVGFLEAMSVILLFFLGGWQISQGNMTGTDFVSYIAAVALLIDPISITTNNYNEFKQGEASVERIFELLNLQPLVVEKEDSVILEKATGLVEYRNVSFTYNDDKLVLNNINLSVKKGETIALVGTSGAGKSTMVNLLPRFYDVTEGEILIDGINIKDFSIKSLRKQIGIVPQETNLFSGTIADNIAFGQTNFDIELVERAAIIANADRFVRDLTQGYYSYVGERGISLSGGQRQRIAIARAMFLDPPILILDEATSALDSESEALVQEALERIMQERTVFVIAHRLATVRRADRILVLDKGKIIESGNHEQLLEQNGRYARFHAQQFYED; encoded by the coding sequence ATGGGAGCATTATTTTGCACCATCGGATTTACAATTTTTTGGCCTATTTTGGCTTGGTTAGCAGGGGAAATGGCGGGTTTTATTGGACAAGGGGATTTAAATTCTATTGTTTCTTTAGCTGGATTATCGGCAATTATATTTTTTATTCGAGGGGTGGTGCAGTATGGGCAAGATACTCTCATGGCAAAGGCGGCCTTATATATAGCTCTCGATTTACGTAAATTAGTTTATGGACATTTACAAAAATTAAGTCTCAGTTATTTTGAGTCAGCGAAAACGGGAGATTTATCCTATCGTCTCACTGAAGATGTGGACAAAATAGGAGAAGTTGTTAATAAGATATTTCAGCAATTTTTACCTAGTATTCTGCAATTAATTGCGGTTTTAGGGTACATGATTTACGTTAATTGGCAGTTAACTATTTCTACTTTAATTGTTGCTCCTTTAATGGCTTTATTGATAGGTGCTTTTGGTTCAAGGTTATTGGATTTGACGAGAAAAAGTCAAAATCGTATTTCTAATTTATCAGCATTAATTACCGAGGTTTTTGGTGGCATTAGATTAGTACAGGCTTTTGCGGCAGAAGAATATGAAATAAATCGTTTTGGTATTGAAGCAGAAAATAATCGAAAAAGTAAGTTTGCAGCGGAAAGAATTAAGGCTCTGCAATTTGTGGTAGTGGGTTTTTTGGAGGCGATGAGTGTCATTTTGTTATTCTTCCTTGGGGGTTGGCAAATTTCTCAGGGTAATATGACGGGTACTGATTTTGTGAGCTACATTGCAGCGGTGGCTTTGTTAATTGATCCTATTTCTATTACTACGAATAATTATAATGAGTTTAAGCAGGGGGAGGCTTCTGTGGAGCGTATTTTTGAGTTGTTAAATTTGCAACCTTTAGTAGTAGAAAAAGAAGATTCTGTCATTCTTGAAAAGGCGACGGGGTTGGTGGAATATCGTAATGTTAGTTTTACTTATAATGATGATAAATTGGTTTTAAATAATATTAATTTGTCCGTTAAAAAAGGAGAAACGATCGCCCTTGTGGGTACTTCTGGAGCTGGTAAGAGTACCATGGTAAATTTGTTACCTCGCTTTTATGATGTAACGGAAGGAGAAATTTTAATTGATGGTATTAATATCAAAGATTTCAGCATTAAAAGTCTTAGAAAACAAATTGGAATTGTACCCCAAGAAACTAATTTATTTTCTGGTACTATTGCCGATAATATTGCTTTTGGTCAAACTAATTTTGATATAGAATTAGTAGAAAGAGCGGCGATAATTGCCAATGCAGATCGTTTTGTCCGGGACTTAACCCAAGGTTATTATAGTTATGTGGGAGAAAGGGGCATTAGCCTATCGGGAGGACAAAGACAGCGCATTGCGATCGCCCGAGCCATGTTTTTAGATCCCCCCATTCTCATTCTCGATGAAGCCACCTCTGCCCTAGACTCGGAATCCGAAGCCCTTGTACAAGAAGCCTTAGAAAGAATTATGCAAGAGCGCACCGTGTTTGTTATTGCCCACCGTCTAGCCACCGTCAGAAGAGCAGATCGCATCTTAGTATTAGATAAAGGTAAAATTATCGAATCAGGTAATCACGAGCAATTATTGGAACAAAATGGACGATATGCCCGTTTTCACGCCCAGCAGTTTTATGAAGACTAA
- a CDS encoding SufE family protein produces the protein MASNSTTRPEKLDKIVQKFKRRENPKQKYEQLLWYAKKLEPLPDNDKTAENKVSGCVSQVYIISKVTDGQIFYQGDSDAQLVKGLVAFLIESLNGLTPQEIISIEPDFIEETGLQASLTPSRANGFLNIFKKMQQLALVSLA, from the coding sequence ATGGCTTCAAACTCTACCACAAGACCTGAAAAATTAGATAAAATCGTCCAAAAGTTCAAACGCAGGGAAAATCCTAAACAAAAATATGAACAGTTGCTATGGTATGCCAAAAAGTTAGAACCATTACCAGATAATGATAAAACCGCAGAAAATAAGGTTTCTGGTTGTGTATCTCAAGTTTATATTATCTCTAAGGTCACAGATGGTCAAATTTTTTATCAAGGAGATTCTGACGCTCAATTGGTAAAAGGATTAGTTGCTTTCTTGATTGAGTCTTTGAATGGTTTAACCCCCCAAGAAATTATCTCCATTGAGCCTGATTTTATCGAAGAAACTGGACTACAAGCGAGTTTAACTCCTTCCCGTGCTAATGGTTTTCTCAATATTTTTAAAAAGATGCAACAGTTAGCCCTTGTTTCTCTGGCTTAA
- a CDS encoding family 10 glycosylhydrolase, with product MLKLNKIFCSPKMGLMILLGGILYAPATMAQSSQVKLGVVLSRENITQWEQISSRLNDSSINYCVLDTRQWQSPQDLQSLDVLFLPNVNNINNAQASALKSWVNNGGKVIASGPTGESSSGEVKQTLREVFGAYWAYPISQASSLVLNNPENNKNILASNSLIGGVIVPTNSDNQTKASWSMDGNPPAVISNNHSTFLGWRWGVDNISNSEFDVAWLTNILNGYGVNSVPPFALGEVLPCEQSPRQPFNPPNQNSQQTPPSNQVAQNNLFSATRSQPQDRMIKELQQLVHRVQNTLIKADSQQEIYKTSMAQVVQQLSQGTNKQRSLIHSNIFAHNAINHAQQIIQNFPELASQDFNNARQNWLDARRRLWDNYPVDRHFAQSEVRGIWLDRGTIVKAKSKADLEPLFDRFAQAGINTIFFETVNASYPIYPSRVAPEQNPMTRGWDPLQAAIELAHERDMELHAWAWIFAGANEGHNRLLNLPDNYLGPVLSRNPSWVLKDKDGQAFNRTPGFKKAFIDPANPQAKEYLHRLLEEIVTNYDVDGIQYDYIRYPFQDGTTRQNFGYTQVSRRAFQNAYGVDPQTLTPSSPLWSQWLGFRIRQVDSFVQESSRRLKAIDPDVTISAAVFPMDRQGRLNVLQQNWEEWIRNQSVDMMVLMTYALDTGSFESRLESLNDPSLNNSSSLIIPGIRLLNVPDTEALDQVQLLRNLPTSGFALFAAENLDSNLETIFQKTQGGDTMIPQFLPHRQPFKVASQRYQALVQEWNFVLLNGQMAIASGYLENWATNADNLNQALAKLAENPSQSNLRQAKNSLQRFKGQFSNYTREHGNIQPLQVESWQNRLVTIENLLNYGERMEQN from the coding sequence ATGTTAAAACTGAACAAAATATTTTGCTCTCCCAAAATGGGGTTAATGATACTCCTCGGCGGTATATTATACGCCCCTGCCACCATGGCTCAATCTTCTCAAGTAAAACTAGGAGTAGTGTTAAGTAGAGAAAACATTACACAATGGGAGCAAATCAGTTCTCGATTAAACGATTCTTCTATCAATTACTGTGTCCTAGACACCAGACAATGGCAAAGTCCACAAGACTTACAATCATTAGATGTTTTATTCTTACCCAACGTTAATAACATCAACAACGCCCAAGCCAGTGCCTTAAAATCATGGGTAAATAACGGCGGAAAAGTGATCGCCTCAGGGCCTACGGGGGAATCATCCTCCGGGGAAGTCAAACAAACCTTAAGAGAAGTATTTGGCGCTTATTGGGCTTACCCTATCTCTCAGGCTTCTTCTTTGGTGTTAAACAATCCCGAAAATAATAAAAATATCCTAGCCTCCAATAGTCTCATCGGGGGAGTAATTGTCCCCACCAACTCAGATAATCAAACCAAAGCCTCTTGGTCCATGGATGGTAATCCCCCCGCCGTCATTAGCAACAATCATTCCACTTTTTTGGGATGGCGTTGGGGTGTAGATAACATTAGTAATAGTGAATTTGACGTAGCATGGTTAACCAATATCCTCAACGGTTATGGGGTAAATAGTGTTCCTCCCTTTGCCTTAGGAGAAGTGTTGCCCTGTGAGCAATCCCCCAGACAACCTTTTAACCCCCCAAACCAGAACTCTCAACAAACCCCCCCCAGCAATCAAGTAGCGCAAAACAACCTATTTTCAGCTACCCGGTCTCAACCCCAAGACCGAATGATCAAAGAACTACAACAGTTAGTTCACCGAGTGCAAAATACCCTCATCAAAGCCGACTCCCAACAGGAAATCTATAAAACCTCCATGGCTCAAGTAGTCCAACAACTAAGCCAAGGTACAAATAAACAGAGAAGTTTAATCCATAGCAATATTTTCGCCCACAACGCCATCAACCATGCCCAACAAATTATTCAAAACTTTCCCGAGTTAGCCAGTCAAGACTTCAACAACGCCCGACAAAACTGGTTAGACGCTAGACGTCGTCTTTGGGATAACTACCCTGTCGATCGCCACTTCGCCCAATCAGAAGTTAGAGGTATTTGGCTAGATCGAGGTACTATCGTCAAAGCTAAATCTAAAGCAGATTTAGAACCATTATTTGATCGTTTTGCCCAAGCGGGAATTAATACGATCTTTTTTGAAACCGTCAACGCCAGTTACCCCATCTACCCCAGCCGAGTAGCTCCCGAACAAAACCCCATGACGAGGGGATGGGATCCCCTTCAAGCAGCCATTGAACTCGCCCACGAAAGGGATATGGAGTTACATGCCTGGGCTTGGATTTTTGCAGGGGCTAATGAAGGACATAATCGCCTTCTCAATTTACCTGATAATTACTTAGGGCCTGTGTTGAGTCGTAATCCTAGTTGGGTACTAAAAGACAAGGATGGACAAGCATTTAACCGCACCCCCGGATTTAAAAAGGCATTTATTGATCCGGCTAACCCCCAAGCCAAGGAATATTTACATCGACTTTTAGAAGAAATTGTCACTAACTATGATGTGGATGGCATTCAATATGACTATATTCGTTATCCGTTCCAAGATGGTACTACCCGACAAAATTTCGGTTATACCCAAGTTAGTCGTCGTGCTTTTCAAAATGCCTATGGGGTAGATCCGCAAACCTTGACCCCTAGTTCTCCATTATGGTCCCAATGGTTAGGTTTTCGCATTCGTCAAGTGGATAGTTTTGTCCAAGAATCCTCCCGTCGTCTAAAAGCTATCGATCCTGATGTAACTATTTCGGCGGCGGTATTTCCCATGGATAGACAAGGGCGTTTAAATGTTTTACAACAAAACTGGGAGGAATGGATTCGTAATCAATCGGTGGATATGATGGTTTTAATGACCTATGCGCTTGATACGGGAAGTTTTGAGAGTCGTTTAGAGTCTTTGAATGATCCGAGTTTAAATAATAGCTCTAGTTTAATTATTCCTGGAATTCGTTTACTTAATGTTCCCGATACCGAGGCTCTTGATCAAGTTCAATTATTGCGTAATTTACCAACCTCTGGTTTTGCTTTATTTGCGGCGGAAAATTTGGATTCTAATTTAGAAACTATTTTCCAAAAGACTCAGGGAGGAGATACGATGATTCCTCAATTTTTACCCCACCGTCAGCCTTTTAAGGTTGCCTCCCAACGTTATCAAGCCCTCGTGCAAGAGTGGAATTTTGTTTTGCTTAATGGTCAAATGGCGATCGCCTCTGGATACTTAGAAAACTGGGCAACTAATGCGGATAACCTCAATCAAGCCTTAGCAAAATTGGCAGAAAATCCGAGCCAAAGCAACCTGCGACAAGCTAAAAATAGCTTACAACGTTTTAAGGGGCAATTTTCTAACTACACAAGGGAACATGGCAACATACAACCCCTGCAGGTGGAATCATGGCAAAATCGCCTTGTTACCATTGAAAACCTTCTTAATTATGGGGAGAGAATGGAGCAAAATTAA